TTTATGGGGGGACGAACGATGAAGATCTGGATGGCAATTCTCGCGGCGTTTGCAGTCTGCGGCAGCGGCTCTTGGGCGTTCGCGCAGGAGATGCCGGAACTGCCCAAGCCGCAGAAAGAGCACGAATGGCTAGCCCAACTCGCCGGTGATTGGACGGCGTCCATGGAGTGCTTGATGGGACCAGACCAGCCCCCCATGAAGAGCGAAGCGACTCAGACCTCGAAGTTGCTTGGCGACCGCTGGCTGATCGCCAAGTCGGAGGGGGACATGGGAGGGGTCAAAATGACCTCCGTGCTGACGATCGGCTACGACCCCGCCAAGAAGAAGTACGTCGGCACGTTCATCGCCTCCTGCGGAAACGAGCTGTGGACCTATGAGGGAACCGTTTCCCCTGACGGCAAGAAGCTGGTGCTGGATACCGAGGGGCCCAACATGCTGACCCCAGGCGAGACCTCGAAATACCAGGAAGTGATCGAGATCAAGGACAAGGATCACTACGTCTACACCTCGGCGATCGAGGGCGAGGATGGCAAGCTCGTCCAGTTCATGAAGGCCGACTACACGCGGAAGTAATGTCGTCGCTGGCAGTTGTGTCGCGGGAACCGACCGCAGCGAGCCGAGAACCAGCGCTCAGCCTGCCGAATCGCCAGTCATCCAGGCGACGGTGGGCGGCGAGGTTTTCGGCTCGATCTGTTTTTGCGGCTTCCCGGGCGATTTCGCCCGTCGCTGAGGGCCTGGCCGATCCTTGACCCCCCCACCGACGAGACTTAAACTGGCGGGTTAGCAAGGTTTAGGGTGAAATCGCCTGCGTTGCGGCTGGTCGGTTGGGTAATCGATGTAGCAAGTTGCGGGCGATTCAAATCCCTCCCCTAGCCCCTCCCTTCTAGGGAGGGGGAACCTGAGCGACGCACAGCAGCTTGTCCTCTATGGGATCGACACGACGGTGAAGCGCGCGATCATCAGCGACATCCACGGCAATCTCGAAGCCTTGCGGGCCGTGCTTGCGCATATCGGCGATCAGCAGGTGGAAGAGATTTTCTGCCTTGGCGACGTCGTCGGCTACGGTCCCAACCCGTGCGAGTGCCTCGATCTGGTGATCGACCGCTGCAAGCTGGGCCTGCTGGGCAACCACGACCAAGGGGCCATGTTCGACCCCGAAGGGTTCAACAGCGGCGCCGAGCGGGCGATCTTCTGGACCCGCGAGCAGCTCGAAGGCGCCAGCGGCGATAGGGGACGCATCGACGAGCGGTGGGATTACCTCGGCACCATGCCGCGGATCCACCGCGACGACCCGTACCTCTACGTGCACGGTTCGCCGCGCAATCCGGTCAACGAATATGTCTTCCCCGAAGACATCTACAACCAGAAGAAAATGGAGAAGCTGTTCGGGCTGATCAGTAAGGGGTGCTTCCAAGGTCACACGCACGTGCCGGGTGTTTTCCTGGAAAGCCTCGAGTTTATCACCCCCGAGCAGGTCGAGTATCGCTTCCCCATTGGTCAGGAACGGTTCATGGTGAACGTCGGTTCGGTGGGCCAGCCCCGCGACGGCGATCCCCGTTCTTGCTATGTGATTCAAGAAGACGACAAGATCACGTTCCACCGCGTCGAATACGACTGTAACGTGACGGCTGAAAAGATTTATCGAACGCCCGACCTGGACAACTTCCTGGGCGATCGCATCAAGGAGGGGCGGTAGACGCATCGTGTCTGCCCGCGCCGCGCAGGCTGAAGTTGCCTGAATTATCAGAAGTCTAGCGGAGACTTCTCTCACTTCGAACATTGCTTCGTTCGGCGTCCGCGCCGAACGTCATTGGTCGGGCCCGGAGCGGCCGATCGCTGCGAGGATCGCAAGACGTGGAACGCCGATTTTTAACGTTTCTGGTGCTGTCGTTCGGCATCATGGCGGTGTGGCAGATTCTGAACCCGCCGAAGCCGCCGGCGAAGAAGGCCGATGCCGCCGCGGCGGCTGCCGCTGAAGAGGCGAAGGACGACGAAGTTGCTGCGGACGATGCAGCTGGCGATAAGGCCTCGGGGGAAGAAGCCGCTGCCGACGAAGCAGACGAGGCCGAAGCCGCCCAACCGCAAGAGTTCGTGACGCTCGGTTCGATCGATCCTGCCACCGGCTACCGGATGGGCGTGACGCTGACTAACCAAGGGGCGGCGGTTCACCGCATCGAGCTGTCGAGCGATCGCTATCAAGACCTGCACGACCGCCGCGGGTATTTGGGCCAACTTGAACTGACCGCTGGCAATGGCGAGGGCGTCCTTGTTGGTAATGTGATTCCCGGTTCTCCTGCAGCCGTCGCCGGCATGAAAGCTGGCGATCGCATCGTCGAAGCGGGCGGCGAGAAGCCCGAGAAGATTGCGACGCTCGAAGATTTCCAGAAGGTGCTCGGCGCGATCCGCCCTGGCCGAGAGGCGACGCTCGTGGTGCTGCGCGACGGCCAGCGGCAATCGCTGACCGCCAAGCTTGGGCG
This sequence is a window from Lacipirellula parvula. Protein-coding genes within it:
- a CDS encoding metallophosphoesterase family protein — protein: MKRAIISDIHGNLEALRAVLAHIGDQQVEEIFCLGDVVGYGPNPCECLDLVIDRCKLGLLGNHDQGAMFDPEGFNSGAERAIFWTREQLEGASGDRGRIDERWDYLGTMPRIHRDDPYLYVHGSPRNPVNEYVFPEDIYNQKKMEKLFGLISKGCFQGHTHVPGVFLESLEFITPEQVEYRFPIGQERFMVNVGSVGQPRDGDPRSCYVIQEDDKITFHRVEYDCNVTAEKIYRTPDLDNFLGDRIKEGR
- a CDS encoding DUF1579 domain-containing protein codes for the protein MKIWMAILAAFAVCGSGSWAFAQEMPELPKPQKEHEWLAQLAGDWTASMECLMGPDQPPMKSEATQTSKLLGDRWLIAKSEGDMGGVKMTSVLTIGYDPAKKKYVGTFIASCGNELWTYEGTVSPDGKKLVLDTEGPNMLTPGETSKYQEVIEIKDKDHYVYTSAIEGEDGKLVQFMKADYTRK